The following coding sequences are from one bacterium SCSIO 12741 window:
- the arsM gene encoding arsenosugar biosynthesis arsenite methyltransferase ArsM produces MDSYLRTTENVYKEAALTPDVGLCCTTTPIWQLPGLEIPKIMQEMNYGCGSTVNSRDLVNEPTVLYVGVGGGMELLQFSYFSRRKGGVIGLDVVDEMLEACERNFVEAEAQNDWFKKDFIDLRKGNALELPIEDSTVDVAAQNCLFNIFTQEDLKKALAEMYRVLKPHGRLVLSDPICDQEMPENLQKDEKLRALCLSGAMPLKDYLKMITDAGFGTVEVRAKRPYRILDPEHYDTNELIYIESVEVCAIKDPMPEDGPCVFTGKTAIYYGNEEYLDDHKGHIMMPNQPLSVCDKTAGALASLNRSDLFISDSTWFYDGGGCC; encoded by the coding sequence ATGGATTCCTATTTACGGACGACTGAAAACGTATACAAAGAAGCTGCCCTAACTCCTGATGTAGGGCTTTGCTGTACCACAACTCCCATTTGGCAACTGCCAGGTTTGGAGATTCCTAAGATTATGCAGGAAATGAATTACGGTTGCGGAAGCACCGTCAATTCCCGGGACCTGGTCAATGAGCCTACAGTACTGTATGTTGGAGTAGGAGGAGGAATGGAGTTGTTGCAATTCAGTTATTTCAGTCGACGTAAGGGCGGTGTTATTGGTCTCGACGTAGTAGACGAAATGCTGGAAGCTTGCGAACGAAACTTTGTGGAAGCGGAGGCTCAAAACGATTGGTTCAAGAAAGACTTCATCGATTTACGTAAAGGCAATGCCTTGGAACTTCCCATTGAAGACTCCACGGTAGATGTTGCTGCTCAGAATTGCTTGTTCAATATTTTTACTCAAGAAGATCTCAAAAAGGCCTTGGCCGAAATGTACCGGGTGCTTAAGCCTCATGGTCGTTTGGTTCTATCCGATCCGATTTGTGATCAGGAGATGCCTGAAAACTTACAGAAGGACGAAAAGCTACGTGCCTTGTGTTTGAGTGGAGCTATGCCGCTTAAAGATTACTTGAAAATGATTACTGATGCTGGATTTGGAACCGTGGAAGTACGGGCCAAAAGACCCTACCGTATTCTTGATCCGGAGCATTACGATACTAATGAGCTGATCTACATTGAAAGTGTGGAGGTATGTGCCATTAAAGATCCAATGCCCGAAGATGGACCGTGCGTTTTTACGGGAAAAACGGCCATTTATTACGGTAATGAGGAATACTTGGATGATCACAAGGGGCATATCATGATGCCGAATCAGCCCTTGTCGGTATGTGATAAAACGGCTGGTGCACTGGCTTCCTTAAATCGCTCTGACTTATTTATTTCCGATTCCACCTGGTTTTATGATGGTGGTGGATGCTGCTAA
- the lysA gene encoding diaminopimelate decarboxylase, with protein sequence MNSKRIEEFEGHETPFYFYDLPLLRENLESLKAASDPHDYQVHYALKANTNPKILEIVQSYGLGADCVSGNEVKAAVESGFPSDHIVFAGVGKADWEINYALDQDIFCFNCESLEELKVINELARAKGKKANVALRLNPNVNAHTHAYITTGLEENKFGINLWELDQVLELLKECEQIELKGLHFHIGSQITELFPFKNLCNKVNEIQEWFYNHRIIVDHINLGGGLGIDYMNPDENAYPDYKAYFDLFKQFLKLRPHQQVHFELGRSIMGNMGTLVSRILYVKRGLKTNFLVLDAGMTELIRPALYQSYHKIENLSKGHLDGEREKYDVVGPICESSDSFGKAVELPLSERGDLIAIRSAGAYAEVMASSYNMREKAEVLFG encoded by the coding sequence ATGAATTCAAAAAGGATAGAGGAATTCGAGGGGCATGAAACGCCCTTTTATTTCTACGATTTGCCCTTGCTTCGGGAAAATCTTGAATCGCTCAAAGCGGCCAGTGATCCTCATGATTACCAGGTACACTATGCCCTAAAAGCGAACACCAATCCTAAGATTCTGGAAATTGTTCAGTCCTATGGATTGGGTGCCGATTGCGTAAGCGGAAACGAGGTTAAGGCTGCTGTTGAAAGTGGTTTTCCTTCAGATCATATTGTTTTTGCCGGAGTAGGTAAAGCCGATTGGGAAATCAATTATGCTTTGGATCAAGACATCTTTTGTTTCAATTGCGAAAGTCTGGAAGAGCTTAAGGTTATTAACGAATTAGCTCGGGCCAAAGGCAAAAAGGCGAATGTGGCGTTACGATTGAATCCCAACGTAAATGCGCATACCCATGCCTATATCACCACTGGATTGGAGGAAAACAAGTTTGGGATCAATCTTTGGGAATTGGATCAAGTGTTGGAATTGCTCAAAGAATGTGAGCAAATTGAGCTTAAAGGTCTTCACTTCCATATTGGATCGCAGATAACCGAACTATTCCCTTTCAAAAATCTATGCAATAAGGTAAATGAGATTCAGGAATGGTTTTACAATCATCGAATCATTGTAGATCATATTAACCTGGGCGGTGGCTTGGGAATTGACTACATGAATCCGGATGAGAATGCCTACCCGGATTATAAAGCCTACTTCGATCTGTTCAAGCAATTTTTAAAATTGCGCCCACATCAGCAGGTTCATTTTGAATTGGGACGCAGCATCATGGGCAATATGGGAACCTTGGTCTCACGAATTCTGTACGTGAAAAGAGGACTCAAAACCAATTTTTTGGTGCTCGATGCTGGCATGACTGAACTTATTCGGCCCGCTTTGTACCAGTCTTATCACAAGATTGAGAACTTGAGTAAAGGACATTTGGACGGTGAGCGTGAAAAGTATGATGTTGTGGGGCCCATTTGTGAGTCTTCAGATTCCTTTGGCAAAGCCGTTGAACTCCCTCTATCAGAACGAGGAGATTTGATTGCCATACGATCGGCTGGAGCCTATGCCGAAGTAATGGCATCTTCTTACAATATGCGGGAAAAGGCTGAAGTGTTATTTGGGTAA
- a CDS encoding YHYH protein, whose protein sequence is MKSILSLLLSLLLVSWAQGQISDPEITQWIINTTGITGQHYVSGNSTPISDTAKANVQKIRYSNDNVYVNCSGIPSYIIGPYLDGNPAMATNNNWLFQIPRNPVKNSGTLTETPLGPIGVFINGVPIYDYKDGYSYNNEGVWNRDAIVAENDGFDCAKGHPSPIFSGPPGPGGTLEGGSYHHHQNPTAFNLDLQQVSNVCDLYLADGLYAMDSTKHSPLLGYAFDGYPVYGAFAHANTDGTGGIKRMVSGYELRNITTRTTYANGQSVSAGPVVDATYPLGFFREDYEFTGNGDLDEYNGRFAITPEYPGGTYAYYTTVDEFWNSAYPYVVGPEYYGVVEEDNFVAMGGQNSVSISETVDTYDPSGGTTSTENAANQDYKILIYPNPATDFIAVQALGNLVKEEIKISLFSMDGRLVQSKIIQPGSTINYLDTRTCYNGEYLIRVERSGQSQVHRIVIYRD, encoded by the coding sequence ATGAAAAGCATTCTCTCTCTACTCCTTTCTCTTTTGCTCGTTTCATGGGCTCAGGGCCAAATTTCCGACCCGGAAATAACCCAGTGGATCATCAATACCACGGGTATTACGGGGCAACATTATGTATCAGGAAACTCTACTCCTATTTCAGATACGGCCAAGGCCAATGTGCAAAAAATACGCTACTCCAACGACAATGTCTATGTCAATTGTAGTGGTATCCCCTCTTACATAATTGGTCCCTATTTAGATGGCAATCCCGCCATGGCGACCAATAACAACTGGTTATTTCAGATTCCAAGAAATCCGGTTAAAAACTCGGGAACATTGACCGAAACACCTTTGGGCCCCATTGGAGTATTCATCAATGGAGTGCCTATCTACGATTACAAGGATGGATATTCGTACAACAATGAAGGCGTTTGGAATCGGGATGCGATCGTGGCCGAAAATGATGGCTTTGACTGTGCCAAGGGACATCCCTCTCCCATCTTCAGCGGACCTCCGGGACCTGGTGGAACCTTGGAAGGCGGAAGCTATCATCACCATCAAAATCCAACAGCTTTTAATCTTGACCTTCAGCAGGTTTCCAATGTGTGTGACCTCTACCTTGCTGATGGCCTTTATGCGATGGACAGTACCAAACACTCTCCCCTGCTCGGTTATGCATTTGATGGTTATCCCGTATACGGAGCTTTTGCCCACGCCAATACGGATGGAACCGGTGGAATTAAAAGAATGGTTTCAGGCTACGAATTGAGAAACATTACAACCCGTACCACCTATGCAAACGGACAGTCAGTAAGTGCAGGCCCAGTGGTGGATGCCACCTACCCGCTTGGCTTTTTTAGAGAAGACTATGAGTTTACCGGAAATGGTGATCTGGATGAATACAATGGACGATTTGCCATTACCCCTGAATATCCCGGAGGCACCTATGCTTACTATACTACCGTTGATGAATTTTGGAATTCAGCCTATCCCTATGTGGTAGGCCCCGAATACTACGGTGTGGTCGAAGAAGATAATTTCGTAGCTATGGGCGGTCAAAACTCCGTTTCTATTAGCGAAACCGTGGACACCTACGATCCCTCTGGTGGAACCACATCAACTGAGAATGCAGCGAACCAAGACTACAAAATTCTAATCTACCCAAATCCTGCTACCGATTTTATTGCGGTTCAAGCTTTAGGTAATTTAGTAAAAGAAGAGATTAAGATTTCCCTATTCAGCATGGATGGTCGTTTGGTACAATCCAAAATCATTCAACCTGGGAGTACTATCAACTACTTAGACACCAGAACCTGTTATAACGGTGAATACCTAATCCGAGTGGAAAGGAGCGGACAAAGTCAAGTGCACCGAATAGTGATCTACAGGGACTAA
- a CDS encoding cytochrome-c peroxidase, giving the protein MAKREVGYQIPIPKGWPDSKYEATLQNLSPAKIELGRQLFYDPILSKDSTISCSSCHLQFTAFTHVDHDLSHGIDGRIGIRNSPVLINLAWSDLLMWDGAINHLDVQALAPISHPDEMGEDLPQVLTKLQGTRRYPQWFKKAFGSDSITGEHLLKALAQFQLTLISANSKYDQVRRGDSGVAFTDQEMKGYQLFQKHCNNCHTEPLFTNHQFRNNGLPVDTTLNDWGRMRISQSPADSLLFKVPTLRNIEFSYPYMHDGRFENLYDVLKHYSKGIQAHPTLSPELQEGIPLSSHDRIDLQVFLLTLTDKEFLFNPKHSFPR; this is encoded by the coding sequence ATGGCCAAAAGAGAGGTGGGATATCAAATTCCTATACCCAAAGGTTGGCCGGATTCCAAATATGAAGCAACCCTCCAAAATCTTAGCCCAGCAAAAATTGAACTCGGCCGGCAACTCTTTTATGACCCAATCCTATCGAAAGACAGTACTATATCCTGTAGCAGTTGCCATTTGCAATTCACGGCGTTTACCCATGTAGATCACGACCTAAGTCATGGGATTGATGGTCGTATTGGAATTCGCAATTCTCCCGTTTTGATCAACCTGGCCTGGAGCGACTTGTTGATGTGGGATGGTGCAATTAATCACCTCGACGTACAAGCCTTGGCTCCTATTTCTCACCCTGATGAAATGGGCGAAGATCTACCTCAGGTACTAACCAAACTGCAAGGAACCAGGCGATATCCGCAATGGTTCAAAAAAGCCTTCGGTTCAGACAGCATTACCGGCGAACATTTGCTTAAGGCTCTGGCCCAATTTCAGCTCACCTTAATCAGTGCCAATTCAAAGTACGACCAAGTTAGAAGAGGAGATAGTGGTGTTGCCTTCACAGATCAAGAGATGAAAGGATATCAACTCTTTCAAAAACACTGCAACAATTGCCACACCGAACCTCTTTTTACCAACCATCAGTTTCGCAATAATGGCTTACCGGTGGATACTACACTCAACGACTGGGGCCGAATGAGAATTTCCCAAAGCCCAGCTGATTCCCTATTGTTCAAAGTGCCCACCCTGCGAAACATTGAATTTTCCTATCCCTACATGCACGATGGACGCTTCGAAAACCTGTATGATGTGCTTAAGCATTATTCAAAAGGCATCCAAGCTCACCCTACCCTTTCACCAGAACTTCAAGAGGGAATCCCACTTTCTTCCCATGATAGAATCGATCTACAGGTCTTTTTGCTTACCCTTACCGACAAGGAGTTTCTATTCAATCCAAAACACTCCTTCCCACGTTAA
- a CDS encoding aspartate kinase — MEVLKFGGTSVGSPERMRQIATLITGGEKKIVVLSAVSGTTNTLVEICQSLYKKDQDRALELIDGLEERYREFISELVTESREGEEVLELVLAMINGIRSFTRKQINLFIERSILAQGELISTHIFYYYLKSIGVKAVLLPALDFMRVDDKDEPDSRFIEENLEFEVSKYPGKELFITQGYICRNAYGEISNLKRGGSDYTASLIGSAIRANSIQIWTDIDGMHNNDPRVVEQTMPISELSFEEAAELAYFGAKILHPASIRPAKEQNVPVWLKNTMKPEAHGTLIHSKTSQSGFKAVAAKDGITAIKIRSGRMLMAYGFLRTVFEIFERYKTPIDMITTSEVAVSVTIDDDTHLAEIVRELEEISNVEVDSDQTIVCVVGDFVHGGHGYAARIFEALNSIPIRMISYGGSSHNISVLVKSEFKQEALQQLNTHLFNL; from the coding sequence ATGGAAGTCTTAAAATTTGGGGGTACCTCGGTTGGAAGTCCGGAGCGTATGAGGCAGATAGCCACGCTTATTACGGGCGGAGAGAAGAAGATTGTGGTGTTGTCGGCGGTTAGTGGAACCACGAACACATTGGTTGAAATCTGTCAGTCTCTTTATAAGAAGGATCAGGATCGTGCACTTGAATTGATCGACGGACTCGAAGAGCGTTACCGGGAATTTATTTCGGAATTAGTTACAGAAAGCCGTGAGGGGGAAGAAGTATTGGAGCTTGTTCTCGCCATGATCAATGGAATTCGCTCGTTTACCCGAAAACAGATTAACCTCTTCATTGAGCGTTCCATTTTGGCTCAGGGAGAGTTGATTTCCACCCATATTTTCTACTACTACCTAAAGAGTATTGGAGTAAAGGCTGTGTTGCTACCAGCCCTCGATTTTATGCGGGTAGACGATAAAGACGAGCCAGACAGCCGTTTTATTGAAGAGAATCTGGAATTTGAAGTTTCTAAGTATCCAGGGAAAGAACTGTTTATTACCCAGGGATACATCTGCCGTAATGCCTATGGTGAAATCAGCAACCTCAAAAGAGGAGGAAGCGACTACACGGCTTCTTTGATTGGTTCTGCCATTCGGGCCAATAGTATTCAGATCTGGACCGATATCGACGGTATGCACAACAACGACCCTCGGGTAGTTGAGCAAACTATGCCGATAAGTGAACTGTCTTTTGAAGAAGCAGCAGAGCTTGCCTACTTCGGTGCCAAAATTCTACACCCGGCGAGTATTCGTCCAGCAAAGGAGCAAAATGTTCCGGTATGGTTGAAGAATACCATGAAGCCCGAGGCTCACGGTACCTTGATTCACAGCAAAACTTCGCAATCCGGATTCAAGGCCGTAGCTGCTAAGGATGGCATTACCGCGATTAAGATTCGCTCCGGGCGAATGCTTATGGCCTACGGTTTCCTGAGAACTGTTTTTGAAATTTTTGAGCGTTACAAAACGCCAATCGATATGATCACCACCTCTGAGGTGGCGGTTTCTGTTACCATTGACGATGATACTCATTTGGCAGAAATCGTGAGAGAATTGGAAGAAATCTCTAATGTGGAAGTGGATAGCGATCAAACCATTGTTTGTGTGGTTGGAGACTTCGTACACGGTGGCCATGGATATGCTGCACGCATTTTTGAGGCCTTGAACAGCATTCCTATCCGTATGATTTCTTACGGCGGGAGCAGCCACAATATCTCTGTCCTCGTGAAATCGGAATTCAAACAAGAAGCCCTGCAGCAATTGAATACTCACCTTTTTAATCTGTAA